In Glycine max cultivar Williams 82 chromosome 15, Glycine_max_v4.0, whole genome shotgun sequence, the DNA window TCAATATGCGAATATTTTAATAGCAGCGTGAAAACACAACAATAAGAATCTGGAATCAGCTAAATTAGCTCCTATGAGAATgtcttgttaatttgttagacaATATCTGGGCTGGCGAAATTTGAGAGCTCCCTAACTCATCATTGGCTTCATCAGATGACATTCGCCTTTTGGGTGTTAAAGGTAACCCCGCAACTGGATCATGGTCAGCTGTGGCAGAAAGAAATTGCTGCATAAAGCATAAACtggtaaataaaaaacatgtaaGATATCAATGTTCATGACAGCAACATTAACTCACACATTCAGCATGCGTAGCATCATTGCAATCAACATTGGAAGGATCTATTTTGAAACATGTCTGCACCATATATAAGTTGATGATAGTCAAACTCATGAATCATATCATCATGACAACAACGACTAAAATAGATATCAGAAAAGAACACCTCACTATCAGGCAGCATCTCCAGAACAGCATTGATCAAATCCAGGTCTTTTGAGTATTTAAGTACAACTAGATTtttgaatcttgattgaatCCTGACCTTAAAAGCAAGCACATGACCCAACAATTTGTCAAGTGCTTGAGGGGAAGCATTCAAATCAAGATCATCATCCTACCAGAAACAGCACATATTCACCAGCTGCCAGTTACAACTCgaagaacaaaatataatacataaaatgaGAAGCAGCATATCATAAAGTATGAACATACTTCAATCTTGACCCTATTCACACCATCAGCTGTTTGGCCAATCAATTCAGCACATTCACGGTCCCAAAGCAAAAAATTTTCACTCTCATTGTTTTGTGTAACCATGACCTCAACTCTATACCTACCAATTTAGATGCCagtcaaaaacaaaatactgAATAAAACATGTTAATGGACTAAAACTCCAATTACCTTAGAATAGGCTGATCATTATCCTTGCCACATCCACATGTGAATGGTCCTGTTTGGATGTTAGTTTTCCTATGACATTGAGCACAGGCTGGATAACACCATGAATGGTTATCCATGACTATTTTGCTAATAGTCCCCACGGTAACACAAACAAcgtccttttaaaaaaactataacaaTCAAATTGCCAACAATAAAATGCCATCGTTAGATACATTAGCTATAATATATGAATGCAAACAAATCTAACCAAATTTGACTTCCAACTgcaatgaatataaaataaacacagaTAACAGGTCCACCTCAGAAATGGCATTGGTTTCTAAAATAGTTTTGGCTTCAGTCTTTGAAAGAAACGAATCCTTTGATGATAGCTGACTTCCCCCTGAAACTTGTGAGCGTGCTTGATCGCCAAGTAGCAAAACTTGACTCACCTAAACACCTAAATCTAAAAGCCTAAGCCAATCGAATAAATAGAATCAAACAACAGAAAACAGTCAAGACGATTGTCACACGAATTTAACAACTATAGAGCAAAGATGATAAGCAAAATACCTCTCTTTAAATTCCTGAATTTCTAATATAGGATcattaatcaataattttgaCGCCTTGAAGGAATTGGTCACTGAAGCTAGATAACTTCCTGTAAAtgccaacaacagcaacaacaaaacTCAGCTATTGAGTATCcaaatcaacaaataaaatatcatacttACCATGTGCATCTTTTATTCTGGCATGCGTCAATATAACAACCATCGGCCCATCATCCCCACGTTCATTCAAATAGGATAGGAACTGAGCATAGTAATGCTCCCAAAGtgtgcaagacaaaatttcaCCACTACAGCAAAGAAACAACATTACATCCATCACCTCATAAGGATAAGATAGACATAAGCACCatgcaaaatgaaaaataaaattctcgaCAATATAAACTCTAAATAACCAAATATACACAGGAGATAGCAAAAACTGTGATTAACCATAACCTCAAATCCTTCATTCTAAAAAACAACCCTGGTATTTTTCGATGAAACATGCCGAAAGACCACCTGATCAACGACCCCAATAATATCTTAAACCACCAGAAATGAAAATAGGTCATCGGAAAAAAACCCAAAGAAGTTATGATCAAAATGAAAGCACAAATTGTGACTATACTCACCAACCAACAGGCCAGACACAAAATTGCCAGCAACAACATTTGGAAATTCaacaaatcaaaattccttaaaaGGCAGTTCATGCAAATCAACTTCTCTAACAACCGTcactccaataaaaaataacttgtacTCATGTTCGCACACTCTAAATTGACCATCATTCTTAACAACTTTGAAATTATGCATAACATAAGTGCAATTCTCTTTCAAATCAGCTTTCCAAGACTTGAGGTGGTCCGATTTACAAATAGCATGAATTTGATCACCCTGAAATATGCAAACTATATAATCAATAAATGACATCAACAACAATCCAACAATCAAATAGAGAGCACAAAATATACCTCAGAATCAACAAAAACCATTTCCGCTTGCTCAGACTTGTTAGGAGTCCCAACGAACCAAAGATAGGTGATCCTAACAGCAAGCTTAAGcgtttcttttgatccatcaATAGACCTAATCTTGTCAAGAATCCTCACCATAAAATTACATAGACCTGCGAATTCTAAATcaaaaatgtaataaatccaAAACCATGCAAATGCTATGTAAAGAATGATTGTCAATTTAGAATAGAAAATAATGCTGACAAAAAATAGAACAACAACACAGACTCAAATGACACATGCAATAACATTTCAATCAATGACAAAATACCATAAAAACTATGATACTATTCGTTGAACTACTAAGCCAATACATGCAACAacctgaacaaaaaaaaaaaaaaaccaaatcaGCAAATAGCAGAGAAgcagaaacaaaaattatatctcTGAACAAATAATATTGCAACCATCAACAAACAAATAGAAAGGccgaaaacaaacacaacaaagttCAGCTTTTGGAAAACAGAATACCAACCCATCCTTAAACCACACATGCAATAAGATTTCCATCAATGCCAACATACCACAAAATGTATTACACTATCAATCAATCCAACAAACAATAACAGACAAATGgaagccaacaaaaaaaaactaagagtttgtaaataatgaaaaacataACAGAACACGTGCCAGAGTAACATAAACATGCAGAAACCAAAATCaccaaacaacaaaaatctGACAAAATCACACATGCAGAACACACAAACAATAATATGGTTAATCAAAAAACACACATGCACAACAGACGAACAATAATATGATTAACGAAAAACCATGTAAATACAATCCAACCATTGAAGCCAATGATaagagacaaaaaacaaaaaagccaACTCagcaaaaaagcaaaaaaactgAACCAAACAATTATAGCTCTAAAGGAATAATACGATCAATCCAAAACCATGTAAATGCAATCCAAAGAACAACTGACAAATGCAGGCCAACGAAAAGAAAAGCAAGAATTTGTGAATAATAAAGAATAGAACAGAACACGTGCTAGAAGAACATAAACATGCACTCGAACCTTCAACCACAGAAGAACGGAAATCACGAACTAGAAACCACAGCCTCATGCCAAAATCCTAAACAACAGAACAgctaaaaaacaaatgaaaaaagttaaacaaatgCAATCAGCAGCTTGCAACTTGCTAGTGAAAGAAGTAAAAAACGCTACAAAGAAGCCACGTACACCACCAACCACCAAAACTGCAAACGACAATCTAATCACTCAACAACACACCAAGCTACGTGGCTTAAAACCATAATCATAGAACCATAAAATAACACATGGCAGCAAGGTAGCAGAAAACCAACCCAACCTAGAAGGGCATAAatgaccaaaaaacaaaaaacttggaCAGGTGTCAAGCTCTTAGCTATGGATATTTTgaccaaaaaaccaaaattttgaaCAGCTGTCAACCTCTCAGCCATGGGTATTTCAGTATTTTTcatttcct includes these proteins:
- the LOC106796225 gene encoding uncharacterized protein, whose product is MVRILDKIRSIDGSKETLKLAVRITYLWFVGTPNKSEQAEMVFVDSEGDQIHAICKSDHLKSWKADLKENCTYVMHNFKVVKNDGQFRVCEHEYKLFFIGVTVVREVDLHELPFKEF